From Montipora foliosa isolate CH-2021 chromosome 6, ASM3666993v2, whole genome shotgun sequence, a single genomic window includes:
- the LOC138007927 gene encoding bifunctional 3'-5' exonuclease/ATP-dependent helicase WRN-like isoform X1, with product MMFTPNQDLLSSEKQALKIIIPVKNVVASTTWQQAQGTQLVNSSVKPVIDEKELELQGSLYTTLLKLRTELSHTLDCPPYMIATNKILLDIAKHRPSSIDSLLRVDGVSERQCERFGQQLVNCVATFCKENKLEADNFDDHTDSVSSTVSQTNLAEPGGTFRRELSQTVIMTYNLFHENQMSIKEVAKSRNMVEGTIFGHLADALKAGYPVDYKRAGLTDEVRELVTKTIRSPPINSDISKLSVIKDRLPDHVNYGQIKLVIAILEMSCQTASCSTPVEPQKKSSFTSGTPLGNAPSNRRPSSQDTARKLPVWLSGKPGGKRKNPF from the exons ATGATGTTCACCCCGAACCAG GATCTTTTGTCATCGGAAAAGCAGGCACTGAA aattatAATTCCTGTGAAAAATGTTGTGGCTTCTACAACATGGCAACAGGCTCAAGGAACTCAGCTGGTCAATTCCTCGGTAAAACCAGTTATTGATGAAAAGGAATTGGAACTTCAG ggaTCTTTGTATACCACCCTTTTGAAGCTAAGAACAGAATTGTCACACACTCTAGATTGCCCGCCTTACATGATCGCTACAAACAAAATCCTCCTGGATATTGCCAAACACAG ACCGTCCAGCATCGATTCACTTCTGAGAGTAGATGGAGTTTCTGAGAGACAATGTGAACGGTTTGGTCAACAGCTTGTTAACTGTGTAGCGACTTTCTGCAAGGAAAATAAACTCGAGGCTGACAACTTTGATGACCACACGGATTCAGTAAGTTCAACAGTTTCCCAG ACTAACTTGGCAGAGCCGGGAGGAACTTTCCGACGTGAACTCAGTCAAACTGTGATAATGACGTATAATCTGTTTCACGAGAACCAGATGAGTATT AAAGAAGTGGCTAAATCCAGGAACATGGTTGAGGGAACAATTTTTGGTCATCTGGCTGATGCTCTTAAGGCTGGTTATCCTGTGGATTACAAGAGAG CCGGGCTGACTGATGAAGTGCGAGAGTTAGTGACCAAAACTATCCGGTCGCCACCAATTAATTCAG aCATTAGCAAGTTATCGGTGATAAAAGACCGCTTGCCTGATCACGTCAATTATGGCCAAATTAAGTTGGTAATCGCTATTTTAGAGATGTCTTGTCAGACGGCCTCATGCAGCACCCCAGTCGAGCCCCAGAAAAAGAGCTCCTTCACCTCTGGTACCCCCCTAGGGAATGCGCCAAGTAATCGCCGACCCTCTTCACAAGACACGGCGAGAAAACTTCCAGTATGGTTGTCTGGGAAACCGGGCGGAAAGAGAAAGAATCCATTTTGA
- the LOC138007927 gene encoding bifunctional 3'-5' exonuclease/ATP-dependent helicase WRN-like isoform X2, protein MMFTPNQDLLSSEKQALKIIIPVKNVVASTTWQQAQGTQLVNSSVKPVIDEKELELQGSLYTTLLKLRTELSHTLDCPPYMIATNKILLDIAKHRPSSIDSLLRVDGVSERQCERFGQQLVNCVATFCKENKLEADNFDDHTDSTNLAEPGGTFRRELSQTVIMTYNLFHENQMSIKEVAKSRNMVEGTIFGHLADALKAGYPVDYKRAGLTDEVRELVTKTIRSPPINSDISKLSVIKDRLPDHVNYGQIKLVIAILEMSCQTASCSTPVEPQKKSSFTSGTPLGNAPSNRRPSSQDTARKLPVWLSGKPGGKRKNPF, encoded by the exons ATGATGTTCACCCCGAACCAG GATCTTTTGTCATCGGAAAAGCAGGCACTGAA aattatAATTCCTGTGAAAAATGTTGTGGCTTCTACAACATGGCAACAGGCTCAAGGAACTCAGCTGGTCAATTCCTCGGTAAAACCAGTTATTGATGAAAAGGAATTGGAACTTCAG ggaTCTTTGTATACCACCCTTTTGAAGCTAAGAACAGAATTGTCACACACTCTAGATTGCCCGCCTTACATGATCGCTACAAACAAAATCCTCCTGGATATTGCCAAACACAG ACCGTCCAGCATCGATTCACTTCTGAGAGTAGATGGAGTTTCTGAGAGACAATGTGAACGGTTTGGTCAACAGCTTGTTAACTGTGTAGCGACTTTCTGCAAGGAAAATAAACTCGAGGCTGACAACTTTGATGACCACACGGATTCA ACTAACTTGGCAGAGCCGGGAGGAACTTTCCGACGTGAACTCAGTCAAACTGTGATAATGACGTATAATCTGTTTCACGAGAACCAGATGAGTATT AAAGAAGTGGCTAAATCCAGGAACATGGTTGAGGGAACAATTTTTGGTCATCTGGCTGATGCTCTTAAGGCTGGTTATCCTGTGGATTACAAGAGAG CCGGGCTGACTGATGAAGTGCGAGAGTTAGTGACCAAAACTATCCGGTCGCCACCAATTAATTCAG aCATTAGCAAGTTATCGGTGATAAAAGACCGCTTGCCTGATCACGTCAATTATGGCCAAATTAAGTTGGTAATCGCTATTTTAGAGATGTCTTGTCAGACGGCCTCATGCAGCACCCCAGTCGAGCCCCAGAAAAAGAGCTCCTTCACCTCTGGTACCCCCCTAGGGAATGCGCCAAGTAATCGCCGACCCTCTTCACAAGACACGGCGAGAAAACTTCCAGTATGGTTGTCTGGGAAACCGGGCGGAAAGAGAAAGAATCCATTTTGA